The DNA segment CGTATAAGTCGTATAAAGTCTTGTGGAGGTTGTGATGTCAATGCCTTCAATTTGCCATAGAATAGAGTACGGCTCATGGCCATTTCACAACACAGCTTATCAATATTAAAAGCTGTATCCGAAATATTTTCTAGTACTATGCGTGTTGCTTTATCCACAAACTCACGATCGCATTCATTTATCTGTTGTGATTCGCTTATGTCATTATCATCCGACATATCTGTTACTTCGCCATCTGCTGTTCTTGCGAGTTCTACTGAATGTTTTAAATAGTACTTGCCAAGTCGGCGGCGGTTTTGCAGCATACTGTCTATTTTGCTTCTTAGTATTACGGTATCAAAGGGTTTGGTAATATAATCGTCGGCACCAAGTCCTAATCCGTCTATCATAAAATTACGGCCCGATTTTGCAGTGAGAAGTATAACCGGCAACCATGACATATCTTCGTTCTCTTTTATTGTCTTGCACAGTTCATCGCCATTCATCCCAGGCATCATTATGTCTGAAATTACTATATCACATAAGCCGTCTTTCAAGTATAGCAATGCGTCTTCGGCACTTGGTACATCTACTATATTATAATATCCGCTGAATGAGATACGGATATATCGCCTTAACTCATCGTTGTCGTCTACAAAGAGTACGGTGTCTTTGTCGGCAGACGGTTTTATATTGTGCCCATCATCGATAGTTTCGGGAGCTACTACTATATTATTGGTATCTATTGGTGACTCTACTGCACTTACCGACTTTGAAAAATGGTTATACCCTTTATGGAATGTCAAGAAGAATGATGTACCATTACCCTCTTCACTCTCAAATGAAAGTTTACCCTTCAACTTATTTACAAGACGTTTGGTGAGCATCAAACCTAATCCGCTACCTGTTTCTTTTGAATTTATTGCGTTATCTGCACGGTAAAAGTTCTGGAATATATGTTTTTGGGCATATTTGGGTATACCTATACCTGTATCTGATACTTTTATATGTATGTAATTGTCATCCTCCCATGCCTCCAGTTTGATTTTATCGCCTTCGTGGGTGTACTTAAAGGCATTCGAAAGTAAATTTTCGAATATTTTGTCTGCCATTGATACATCTAACCATACAAAAAGACTTTCAGAACAAATTGCTAATGAGAAATCAATGTGTTTCTGGTTGGCTATCAAGCGAAATTTATCCATTTGTGCCTCAAGTAGTACTTTCAGATCAATCTTATTTACATAAATAGGTGTTTCTGAACGATCAGACTTCTGAAAGTCTAACAATTGCGTTATCATATTCAGCAATTTCTTACCGTTATTTCGTGCTATCTCCAAGAAATTACGACTTTCTTCACTCAAATTTTTATCTTCTGCTATATCTCCAAGTGGCGCAAGCACAAGACTTAACGGTGTACGTATGTCATGGGCGGTATTAACAAAGAAGTTAATCTTTTCATCAAAATATTTGCGCTGCAGACGGTCGTGATAAAGATTCCATCCAAAATATACAATGGTGCCTAATATACAGATATAGAATGCCCATGAATACCATGTGTTCCACCATGGTTGGGCTACTACCACTTTCAAGCTTTTCTGACCAAGTATACGGCCATCATTTCTACTGAAGCTCTTAACGTGTAGAATATAATCTCCAGGAGGCAGATTGGTATAGTGTATGCTCTGCTCCGAAGTAGGTAGACTCCATTCTTTGTCAAAGCCTTCTAGTATATATTTATAGACTATATCATGTTGATACTTGAAGTTTATACTTTCAAAGTCAAATTCCAAGGCGTTCTGATCGTATGCTACTCTTATCTCTCCTTCTTTCAGCATCTTATACATATGCATTCTAGATTCTGCAGAATTATTATTATTCTGACCGAGCAATTTTACCCTTGTAAAATTGAGCAGGGCACGGTAACTTAAACGGTCTATTTGTCCGGGGTCAATAATAACGGCACCGCTGCTACTGCCAAAAATTACCCTGCCATCCATAAGCGAAGCTATCGACATTCTTTTATATTCACGCTCTAGTCCCTTTAGAAAATTGATATTGACCACTTCTTTATTTTTTGGGAATACAAGGGCCAATCCAAGATCGGTACTTACAAGCACCCTACCCAACCTGTCAAAACATAATGAATATACAGTATTAGACGGGAGCCCCTCTTTGGTATTGATATTCTTCACACTGTGCGTACGCATATTATATATGTATATACCTCCACCATCAGTAGCCAGCCATACCTCACTATTACCGGTAAAAAGCATCGACTGTATATAATAGTTGATATCTTTGTGAGGAAACTCTTTCGATGTAAAGTACAAATGCATCTTTTTAGTCCTCTTGTCTACTGTATAAAAACCATTTGCAGTACCAATAGCAATCCTTCTGTCAGGCATTTCTGTCATACACTGCACTACCTGAATAGGATAATATTCTGTTCCACGTTTGCCAATGTGCACAAGCGGACCGTCCAGACAGCCTATCCATAAGTCGCCTTCACGGTCGGTCAGCAAACTATAGACATAGTCGGTCTTCAGTACACCGTTCACTGTCGAATAAATTTGTTTTGCATTTCCACTTTCCGACACCGAATACACCCCATTGCCATAAGTGCCTACCAAGACTTTACCATCAGCACCTCTACATAATGTCAGTGCTACTTTATTATAAAGTGTATGCATCCATTTATGAGTAGATTTATTATACACACTCACACCACGGTCGGTAGCATACCAAACATTGCCGTCTGGGAGTTGCAATACATCATTTACACTATTGTTTAATAATGATTGTTGGTTAAGATATTCGTGTTGAATTATTTCCATTACCTTCCCAACCGGGATTGCCATATCAATACCTCCTGAGTATGAACAAATCCAAATATTGCCAAATCTATCCTTGCATATATCATATATGCCATTGCCATGCAGTGCGCTACCGGTATTGTCATCAGAGTCGAACAGTAACCATGAGTCTGCCCCATCTCGCGATGCGGCATATATCCCCGCACCGTCTATACCTAGAAGCATGGTTGTAGAGTTCATTAGTTCTATAGAACGTACAGGTGTCTGCGGTACCTTGGCAAGTCCTGGCATAGGTACTAAATGTAATGAACGTGTATCAAATACTTTCACCCCTTCATGAAATGTACCTAGCCACAGGTAGTGTGTTTTCTTATCCAAAAAAGATGTCTGTACCGACAATGACTTTATAAGCATCGTTGTAGAATGGCGTATAAAGTTGTGCACATATACCCCATTCGTTGTACCTATAATCAATCTGTCGCCAATAGAATTTACATGGTTAGCGTATACACCTTTAATTATCCAGTTACCAGTTCCACGGGCAGACAGTCTAAATAGCCCTCTATTGAGAGCTACCCATAATGTCCCATCCTTTCCAATATAGACATCATTAAGGATTACGCTACCTGGAATTACATTGTTTAGATTATACTTGAGTCTGAAATCATCCTGTTTATAATCATATACAAATATTTTGCCCTTGTTATCATAGGCAAATATATTATTATTAAAGTCTTTTACCATACGTATAGTTCTTCCGCTGGCATCACTTAATTTATTTTCAGTTGAGAGATAATAGTTCTTCACGTCATGACCATTAAAACGATCTATTCCGCTTTTCGAACTGAACCACATTGCTCCGTCAGACGCTTCAAGCACAGAATATATTCGAGAGCTACTCAATCCATTATCTGTATTCAGATTGGAAAGCATAAACATATGTCTGTCTATCCGCCCATCCGCACTCCATGCGATTGAACATACTAGAAGTAATATAATCAATACAAATTTACGTCTTAGCACTATTGTCATAGTATATTTTTAAATGGAAAACTGCGAAAATGAATTATAATTCCGGACAAAGATAAAACTTTTTAAGAAAAGTACAAAAAATTATCAAACAAAATAAGAATTTCACGACCTCGATATACTCTTAATAGGTAGATTGGTCATTTCTAATTTTAGATTTTTTTAAATAAATGTCACTATACCACTCGCCCTGTGTTTATCGGACTTTTACGTGTTCTAAAATACCACTATAATACCACTACAATACCACTCTTGAGTAACTTTATTTAGAGCATAGCTTTTACCTTGTCAAAGGATAGCTTCTGTAATGCAAAAGCTATGTTCTTAAGATATTGAAGGATAACTCCTATAATGCAAAAGCTATGCTCTGACTATGCCTGAATTAGGTATACATCTTTGTTGTTATACTTACTGAATTACTATACAAATTATTAAAAGCCTTACTGAAACACTTTACAGAAATATAAAAGCCTTCCTGATTTGCTTAACACAAAGAAAATGTTTTACATATTGTTCTATGTATGTTTTGTTGCTTACAAAGTTAAATAAAAATACCATATATCCAACATAAGAACTATGAAAAACACCACGGTGGTTTGTCAAGCGGCTGGAGGCGTGAAGCCTCCAAAGAGCGTTAACACCCAACATAATTTCTCCTTTTCTCTGCCGGTGTCTTCATCATGTTACTCATATGTGGCCTCTTATTGTTATAGAAGTATATGATATCTTTTAATATATGCATGGCCCCGTCCATGTTCTTGGGCCTTTTCATACGATAAATCCATTCCTGCTTTATGATGCCATTGACACGTTCTGCAATAGCATTGTCTGTTGGCTTGTAATCCTGAGTCATACTTATATTGGCATTAACAGATTTGAGTAATGAAATATAGTCATTACAACAGTATTATCATCTAAAGGAAACTCTTTTTCCCATAAAGTTAATGTATGAGGAGATAATATATCATATTTACGCGCAGTAAATTGATAGGACAAATCATACTCATACTTGTCTTTTAATACATGCAGCTTGAATTCTTTCGAATAGCTACGATATTCACGTTTTTTCTTCTTCTTTTCCATCGATTTTTTGTTAAAACGATGTAAACCTTTTCTGTATTAAGTCACTTCTAGGTGGTATTACAGTGGTATTTTGTGACATTTATGTGGGTATTATATAGATGTTATCATATTGATATTCAGCCTTTTAACTTATATAGTGGTAAAGTGATACTTTTTTTCCTGCAAATGGCAGGACATTGCTTTTTTTGATGCTATATTGTTCTTTTTCTTTATTATAGTTCATTTTCTTTTGTGTGTACAAAAGGAAACAGAACCAAAAGAAAAAACGCAAAAACACCATTATCTATGCGATTCGTCTTCACGCATAAATAATATTATATTACAAAGGTCTCATTAATTATACACCAT comes from the Xylanibacter oryzae DSM 17970 genome and includes:
- a CDS encoding integrase core domain-containing protein, with the protein product MTQDYKPTDNAIAERVNGIIKQEWIYRMKRPKNMDGAMHILKDIIYFYNNKRPHMSNMMKTPAEKRRNYVGC
- a CDS encoding transposase — encoded protein: MEKKKKKREYRSYSKEFKLHVLKDKYEYDLSYQFTARKYDILSPHTLTLWEKEFPLDDNTVVMTIFHYSNLLMPI
- a CDS encoding hybrid sensor histidine kinase/response regulator transcription factor, which codes for MTIVLRRKFVLIILLLVCSIAWSADGRIDRHMFMLSNLNTDNGLSSSRIYSVLEASDGAMWFSSKSGIDRFNGHDVKNYYLSTENKLSDASGRTIRMVKDFNNNIFAYDNKGKIFVYDYKQDDFRLKYNLNNVIPGSVILNDVYIGKDGTLWVALNRGLFRLSARGTGNWIIKGVYANHVNSIGDRLIIGTTNGVYVHNFIRHSTTMLIKSLSVQTSFLDKKTHYLWLGTFHEGVKVFDTRSLHLVPMPGLAKVPQTPVRSIELMNSTTMLLGIDGAGIYAASRDGADSWLLFDSDDNTGSALHGNGIYDICKDRFGNIWICSYSGGIDMAIPVGKVMEIIQHEYLNQQSLLNNSVNDVLQLPDGNVWYATDRGVSVYNKSTHKWMHTLYNKVALTLCRGADGKVLVGTYGNGVYSVSESGNAKQIYSTVNGVLKTDYVYSLLTDREGDLWIGCLDGPLVHIGKRGTEYYPIQVVQCMTEMPDRRIAIGTANGFYTVDKRTKKMHLYFTSKEFPHKDINYYIQSMLFTGNSEVWLATDGGGIYIYNMRTHSVKNINTKEGLPSNTVYSLCFDRLGRVLVSTDLGLALVFPKNKEVVNINFLKGLEREYKRMSIASLMDGRVIFGSSSGAVIIDPGQIDRLSYRALLNFTRVKLLGQNNNNSAESRMHMYKMLKEGEIRVAYDQNALEFDFESINFKYQHDIVYKYILEGFDKEWSLPTSEQSIHYTNLPPGDYILHVKSFSRNDGRILGQKSLKVVVAQPWWNTWYSWAFYICILGTIVYFGWNLYHDRLQRKYFDEKINFFVNTAHDIRTPLSLVLAPLGDIAEDKNLSEESRNFLEIARNNGKKLLNMITQLLDFQKSDRSETPIYVNKIDLKVLLEAQMDKFRLIANQKHIDFSLAICSESLFVWLDVSMADKIFENLLSNAFKYTHEGDKIKLEAWEDDNYIHIKVSDTGIGIPKYAQKHIFQNFYRADNAINSKETGSGLGLMLTKRLVNKLKGKLSFESEEGNGTSFFLTFHKGYNHFSKSVSAVESPIDTNNIVVAPETIDDGHNIKPSADKDTVLFVDDNDELRRYIRISFSGYYNIVDVPSAEDALLYLKDGLCDIVISDIMMPGMNGDELCKTIKENEDMSWLPVILLTAKSGRNFMIDGLGLGADDYITKPFDTVILRSKIDSMLQNRRRLGKYYLKHSVELARTADGEVTDMSDDNDISESQQINECDREFVDKATRIVLENISDTAFNIDKLCCEMAMSRTLFYGKLKALTSQPPQDFIRLIRLEHAAALIKQGETILDVSVMTGFINSKYFSTVFKKHFGVSPSKYK